One genomic segment of Hordeum vulgare subsp. vulgare chromosome 2H, MorexV3_pseudomolecules_assembly, whole genome shotgun sequence includes these proteins:
- the LOC123429234 gene encoding uncharacterized protein LOC123429234, translated as MQGDDGTNKAWTGEKRRRKHLPPSPATAHDHAADMEDAIQGHQGSISHATDMELLLRTDSTEGERYGPDVLISEEGHGDMEDTIQGGQDPIPHATDMEGTIQGGQDQISHVTDMEDTFQAGQDYDLLLNTEPAQEESEQRFGLHFLISEEDRAKYSQLFLANIQTEDDYPTDLPLYMTWEEHHKIEARLARYRIAHYKVVNPERARELKELEEYTDEELLRESYFEALENDENFEWYIHRDDIQNIELNDYQRIVPRNFLPGTSGSLYGYHDEYRSRYHTYKIDDAYVKYYAEISKKIKWIADYLHLDRRTKDWIKWDTRAWRQALRIATGIPHMTEDLAGYAYDEYITELKMDASLKDIDLLYFQIWRLVYKGNRTYKDAVRDVYESDNFHVHKPILRAELNGGACHIFVTMQQTIYSIVLEGGIKRTDEEEKARAVFNELSFTRHKSMNMADYAKKKVEIADQLKLDKKGGFVPFRPYD; from the exons ATGCAGGGCGACGATGGAACAAACAAGGCGTGGACAGGGGAGAAGAGGCGCCGCAAGCACCTGCCCCCATCTCCTGCCACTGCCCACGACCACGCGGCAGACATGGAGGATGCCATCCAAGGGCACCAAGGTTCGATTTCTCATGCGACAGACATGGAGCTGCTGCTCAGAACAGATTCGACAGAAGGAGAAAGATACGGGCCGGACGTCCTTATCAGCGAGGAAGGCCATGGAGACATGGAGGACACCATCCAAGGGGGTCAAGATCCGATTCCTCATGCGACAGATATGGAGGGCACCATCCAAGGGGGGCAAGATCAGATTTCTCATGTGACAGACATGGAGGACACCTTCCAAGCGGGCCAAGATTATGATCTTCTGCTGAACACAGAGCCggcacaagaagaaagcgagcaGCGTTTCGGGCTGCACTTCCTTATCAGCGAGGAAGACCGTGCCAAGTATTCTCAACTTTTTCTTGCCAATATTCAGACGGAGGACGATTATCCTACTGACCTGCCACTTTATATGACATGGGAGGAACACCACAAGATAGAAGCGCGCCTTGCACGCTATCGCATCGCTCATTACAAG GTTGTAAATCCAGAGCGCGCACGTGAACTCAAGGAACTAGAAGAATACACTGATGAGGAACTTCTCCGCGAGTCATACTTTGAGGCATTAGAGAATGATGAAAATTTTGAGTGGTACATCCATCGTGATGACATCCAGAACATTGAATTGAATGACTACCAACGGATTGTTCCTCGCAATTTT CTGCCTGGTACGAGTGGAAGCCTGTACGGCTATCACGATGAGTACCGCTCGCGTTATCATACATATAAAattgatgatgcttatgtcaagtaCTATGCAGAAATTTCAAAGAAAATCAAG TGGATTGCAGATTATTTGCATCTGGATCGCAGGACTAAGGAT TGGATAAAATGGGATACTAGAGCATGGAGGCAAGCATTGAGGATTGCAACCGGCATTCCTCATATGACTGAAGATTTAGCTGGTTATGCTTATGAT GAGTACATTACGGAGCTGAAAATGGATGCGTCCCTCAAGGACATAGATCTCCTCTATTTTCAGATTTGGAGGCTTGTCTATAAAGGAAAT AGAACTTACAAAGATGCTGTGAGGGATGTATATGAGTCTGACAATTTCCATGTGCACAAACCAATACTACGTGCTGAACTCAATGGGGGCGCATGCCATATCTTTGTAACAATGCAACAAACT ATTTACTCTATTGTCCTGGAGGGTGGCATTAAGCGGACT GATGAAGAGGAAAAGGCTCGGGCTGTGTTTAATGAGTTATCTTTCACTAGG CATAAATCAATGAACATGGCTGACTATgctaagaagaaggtggagatagCAGatcagttgaagttggacaaaaaG GGTGGATTTGTTCCCTTTAGACCCTACGATTGA